The DNA region ATTAGGCGGCTCAAAAATATCGGCTTCGTGACGCGCACTCAAGTGACAGCCGGCAGATAGCGGGTATTCTTGCCGACCTCTTCTTCCCGGCCGGTACGAGACCGATGAACCCCGAAGACCTGCTGCTCCTGGTGACCCGTGAAATGCCCTACGGCAAGTACAAGGGCCGCCTGCTGGCCGACCTGCCCGGCCATTACCTCAACTGGTTCGCCCGTGAAGGCTTCCCGAAAGGTGAGATCGGCAGACTGCTCGCCCTGATGCAGGAGATCGACCACAACGGCCTCAAGCCCCTCCTCGACCCACTCCGTCGTTCCGCCGGGCCCCGCGGAAATCCCGATTGACCCACAGGTGCAACCAGAAACGGTCTAGGCTAACGACTGGGCGACGCGACCGCCCTCGAAACACCGGGTTGCACCTTTGCAGGGAAAGCCGCCAGCCCACTGGCACCAAGGCGGTGCGGGTGAT from Pseudomonas tohonis includes:
- a CDS encoding DUF3820 family protein, which produces MNPEDLLLLVTREMPYGKYKGRLLADLPGHYLNWFAREGFPKGEIGRLLALMQEIDHNGLKPLLDPLRRSAGPRGNPD